In Haliaeetus albicilla chromosome 12, bHalAlb1.1, whole genome shotgun sequence, a genomic segment contains:
- the TLNRD1 gene encoding talin rod domain-containing protein 1: protein MASGGSGKSSSEVSGGGIPSSGSLQRKKLISICDHCKIKMQLVADLLLLSSETRPVNTESLSVFGESFEKCRDTIIARTKGLSILTHDVQSQLNMGRFGEVGESLMEMGELVVSLTECSAHAAYLAAVETPGAQPAMPGLVDRYKVTRCRHEVEHGCGVLKTTPLADMSPQLLLEVSQNMSKNLKFLTDACVLASEKSKDKFAKEQFKLSVKCMSTSASALLACVKEVKTSPSELTRNRCVLFSGPLVQSVYALVGFATEPQFLGKAATINPEGKAVQTAILGGAMSVVSACVLLTQCLRDIAQHPESSTKMSDYRERLRNSACAVSDGCNLLSQALRERSSPRTLPPVNSNSVN, encoded by the coding sequence ATGGCTAGCGGTGGCTCTGGCAAGTCCAGCAGCGAGGTGTCTGGCGGCGGCATCCCCAGCAGCGGTTccctgcagaggaagaagctCATCTCTATCTGCGACCACTGCAAGATCAAGATGCAACTGGTGGCTGATCTGCTTCTGCTGTCGAGCGAGACCAGGCCGGTGAACACCGAGAGCCTGTCTGTCTTCGGCGAGTCCTTCGAGAAGTGCAGGGACACGATCATTGCCAGGACCAAAGGACTCTCCATCTTGACCCATGACGTCCAGAGCCAGCTCAACATGGGACGCTtcggggaggtgggggaaagcCTGATGGAGATGGGGGAGCTGGTGGTTTCCCTGACCGAATGCTCTGCCCACGCTGCCTACCTGGCTGCAGTGGAGACTCCGGGGGCCCAGCCTGCTATGCCTGGCTTGGTGGATCGCTACAAGGTGACCCGATGTAGGCATGAGGTGGAGCACGGCTGCGGGGTCCTCAAGACCACCCCTTTGGCAGACATGAGCCCTCAGCTCCTGCTGGAGGTTTCTCAGAACATGTCCAAGAACTTGAAATTCCTGACAGACGCCTGCGTGCTGGCCAGTGAGAAATCCAAGGATAAATTTGCTAAGGAGCAGTTCAAACTCAGTGTCAAATGTATGAGCACCAGCGCCTCTGCCCTCTTGGCGTGTGTCAAGGAGGTCAAGACTTCGCCCAGTGAGCTGACCAGGAACCGATGCGTCTTGTTCAGTGGACCTTTGGTGCAGTCTGTCTACGCTCTGGTGGGCTTTGCCACTGAGCCCCAGTTTTTGGGTAAAGCTGCCACCATTAATCCAGAGGGCAAAGCTGTGCAAACTGCCATCCTAGGAGGAGCCATGAGTGTGGTATCTGCTTGTGTGCTCCTGACCCAATGCCTCAGGGATATAGCCCAACACCCCGAAAGTAGCACCAAAATGAGCGATTACAGGGAAAGGTTGAGGAACTCAGCTTGCGCCGTCTCGGATGGTTGCAACCTGTTATCTCAGGCACTAAGAGAAAGATCTTCACCCAGGACTTTACCGCCAGTGAACTCCAATTCTGTGAATTAA